The Longimicrobium sp. genomic sequence ATTGGCCGAGTTCATGTCGCTCTCGGAGCGGAGGGCGAGCACTTCGATGTGATCGGGCGCGCCCGGCGACACCTCCAGCCGGGACGAGTCGCCGACGGCGCGGCCGTCGGGAAGGGTGGCGCTCACGTCGACGCGGAATGCGGGGACGAACACGGAGGGCAGGCCGAAGTCGTGCGGGATCTCCTCGACCACGGGGCGGGCGGGAAGCGGCACGGTAGCGCGCGCGAACCCATCCGGGCCGGTGAGCGCCGAATCCACTCCGCTGGCCTGGGGGTCCCGTTCGCGCCAGCCGAACACCACCGGAACGCCGGGAACAGGGGCGCCATGCTCGTCGACGACCGCAAACTCGTACTGGACCTGGCCACCTGCGACGTACGGCCCGGCCGCCGGTCCGAATACCCAGCGAAACTTCGTGCGGTGGACGACGACCTCCAGGCGGTCCTCGATCGCTCCCGCATGTCCTGTCAGCCACACCCTTCCTTCCCGGTGCGGATGCAACTCGAAGCGGCAGGGACTGTGGTACCGCACGGAGAGGACGGTCGAGTCGGTCGTGAGGGTGAGCGGGACGATGCCGCAGAGGTTCTCCCCCGCCGCGTTCGCCATCGAGACAGTCAGTATGGGCGTGATCAGGTTCCATGTGTCCAGCCGCAGGCCGTACCAGAACGTGGGGACGAACAAGACATCGAAACGGAACCAGTCGCCCTCGAGGTGGAGATAGTGCACCTCGGCGCCCCCGGCCGGTGCGACGACCACCGGCAGCGTCGTCTGCAGCGCGAACGACGCCGCGGTGATCCCGGCGGTGCCGGCCGCAACTCCCGTCACCACGCCGGTGACCGAGTCTACCTCGGCGACATCGGGGCGGCTGGAGGAGAAGCGAACGCGCACCCCCGCGAGCGGCTGCCCGTGCGCGTCGAGCACGGAGGCGGTGAGCGTGGCCGTCTGCCCGAGCCGCAAGGCCACGGAGTCGGGGGTGACGCGGATCTCCGCGGGAGCGGTCCGGGCGGGGCCCGTGGGTGCGTCCTCGCATGCGGCGCCGGCCAGCATCAGCACCGCCAGGGTGACGGGAAAGATTCGGCGTGACATGGCGGCCTCCTTTCGTCACGTAGTCGACCTGCACCGTGGCGCATCGCGATGCCGCGGATGTTCCCGATCAGAAATCTGCGCGATGTGCGCGGGGGAGGGTGTGGGCTGAACTCCGCGTCTCGCTACAGGGCTAGTCCTTCACGTACCCGGACTGCTCCGGACAGCGGCGTCCGGCTCCGAGGAGCGAAGAAGAAGAGAACCGCGGCGGACACCGAGGTGCCGCCGCGGTCACGTGACGCCAAAGCGCCGGCGCGGAGGATCGCTACAGATGGAATCCACGCTCACCACCATGACCACTCCGCGACGGCCGCCATGCGGCTCAGCCCGGAACGACGATGGCCACGCCGTCGGGGCGGGACTCCATGCGCGGGATGATGGAGGGCACCGGCGCGTCCGCCAGCGCGGCGCGCAGCTCGTCCCACGACGCGAACTCGGCCAGGCGCGCGAGGGTGTGGACGGTGGGCGGCAGGAGCTTCATCTCCCCCGCGCGGAAGCGGGCGGCGGCGTCGGCGGGGCGCAGCCAGAGGGCATCCGTCATCTCCGCGTCGTGCACGTCGCAGACGGCGGCCTCGGGCGCGCGCGCGGCGAAGAAGCGCGTGTCGTAGCGCCGCGGCTCGGGGAGCGGGGTGATCCAGTGGGCGATGTACACCAGCGCGTCGCCGCTCAGCCGCAGCCCGTTCCCCAC encodes the following:
- a CDS encoding Ig-like domain-containing protein — protein: MSRRIFPVTLAVLMLAGAACEDAPTGPARTAPAEIRVTPDSVALRLGQTATLTASVLDAHGQPLAGVRVRFSSSRPDVAEVDSVTGVVTGVAAGTAGITAASFALQTTLPVVVAPAGGAEVHYLHLEGDWFRFDVLFVPTFWYGLRLDTWNLITPILTVSMANAAGENLCGIVPLTLTTDSTVLSVRYHSPCRFELHPHREGRVWLTGHAGAIEDRLEVVVHRTKFRWVFGPAAGPYVAGGQVQYEFAVVDEHGAPVPGVPVVFGWRERDPQASGVDSALTGPDGFARATVPLPARPVVEEIPHDFGLPSVFVPAFRVDVSATLPDGRAVGDSSRLEVSPGAPDHIEVLALRSESDMNSANDYPYGSYSASRAYRVLSGDEVVLRKYSAITTAGSWTRTRRFVDSLAVIVADRLGNPTEVLATAAADGSTPQTWSGGFKESSYRALCSWTCRFPQESFVRHRTGLVVFTSLGSPFDSIRLTISATGVPTRTVTVVGVDSIP